The following nucleotide sequence is from Synechococcus sp. KORDI-52.
CCCGCTATAGGCCCCAGCCACGCGTGAACGGACTGAGCTCGTTCACGACCATGCAAACCGCGCTGAATTCCCTGGCTGGTCACTACGCCTCCTATGCCAATCGGCCTCTGCCGGAAGCACTGCATGACCGGCTCGCCAAGGAACTCACCAAAGCTGAAAAGTCGGTTGTCCGGGGAAGCTGAGGCCCTGAACGCTCAAGTTTTGACGAGGCCGCCCGAGATCTGAGATACTCGCGGATTGTGCAGATCTGCGGCTTCGGGCCGCCGTGTTCTTGGCCAACGTTGTCGTCATCGGAGCGCAGTGGGGTGACGAGGGAAAAGGAAAGATCACCGATCTCCTCAGCCGCTCCGCCGATGTGGTGGTGCGCTACCAGGGTGGGGTGAATGCAGGCCACACGATCGTGGTTGACGACCGTGTTCTGAAACTGCACTTGATTCCCTCTGGAATCCTCTATCCCGACACGATCTGCCTGATCGGGTCCGGCACGGTGGTGGATCCCAAGGTGATGCTCGGTGAGCTGGACATGCTCATCGCCAACGACATCGAGATCTCGGGCCTTCGTTTGGCATCCACGGCCCACGTGACAATGCCGTACCACCGCCTGCTCGATCAGGCCATGGAGAAGCAGAGGGGCGCGCGCCGGATCGGAACGACAGGGCGCGGGATCGGTCCCACCTATGCCGACAAATCCCAGCGCAGTGGAATCCGTGTGATCGACCTGCTGGACGAACAGCGGCTGAGGGACCGCCTCGAGGGCCCACTTCAGGAGAAGAACGAACTTCTCCAAACCATTTATGGCGTTGCGCCCCTGAACGACGAAGACGTCATCCAGGAATATCTGGAATACGGCAAGCGCCTCGCCCCCCACGTGGTGGAATGCACCCAGACGATTCACCAGGCGGCAAGGGATCGCAAAAACATCCTGTTCGAAGGGGCTCAAGGCACGCTGTTGGACCTGGACCACGGCACCTACCCCTATGTCACATCCTCCAATCCCGTTTCCGGCGGGGCCTGCATCGGCGCAGGCGTGGGCCCAACCTTGATTGACCGCGTCATCGGCGTCGCCAAGGCCTACACCACCCGTGTGGGTGAGGGCCCCTTCCCCACCGAACTGAGCGGCAGCCTGAACCAGCAGCTCACGGAACGGGGTGGTGAATTCGGTACCACCACTGGCCGCCAACGGCGCTGTGGCTGGTTTGACGGCGTGATCGGTCGCTACGCCGTTCAGGTCAACGGCCTGGACTGTCTGGCCGTGACCAAGCTGGATGTGCTGGACGAACTGGACGAAATTCAGGTCTGCGTGGCCTATGAACTCAACGGCGAGCGAATCGAGCACTTCCCGAGCAGTGCCGATGACTTCGCCCAGTGCAAACCCATCT
It contains:
- a CDS encoding adenylosuccinate synthase, which translates into the protein MFLANVVVIGAQWGDEGKGKITDLLSRSADVVVRYQGGVNAGHTIVVDDRVLKLHLIPSGILYPDTICLIGSGTVVDPKVMLGELDMLIANDIEISGLRLASTAHVTMPYHRLLDQAMEKQRGARRIGTTGRGIGPTYADKSQRSGIRVIDLLDEQRLRDRLEGPLQEKNELLQTIYGVAPLNDEDVIQEYLEYGKRLAPHVVECTQTIHQAARDRKNILFEGAQGTLLDLDHGTYPYVTSSNPVSGGACIGAGVGPTLIDRVIGVAKAYTTRVGEGPFPTELSGSLNQQLTERGGEFGTTTGRQRRCGWFDGVIGRYAVQVNGLDCLAVTKLDVLDELDEIQVCVAYELNGERIEHFPSSADDFAQCKPIFETLPGWQCSTEECRSLEDLPKPAMDYLRFLADLMEVPIAIVSLGASRDQTIVVEDPIHGPKRALLSA